Proteins encoded within one genomic window of Paramisgurnus dabryanus chromosome 13, PD_genome_1.1, whole genome shotgun sequence:
- the gpatch4 gene encoding G patch domain-containing protein 4, whose protein sequence is MAEATQDKPTGLKFAEQQLLRHGWEKGKGLGRRESGISEAIKVKIKCDKGGVGHKEGEQFTFHWWDHVFNKASSNLVVETGQDGVKVKADDSSNILISNRKPTKAQQAKSMLYGSFVKSATLLSGELQPEKPSESDDSSSSSEDEDHKLDLSSTTKLSDADLLKACGGRTAHKGARHGLTMNAKLARLEQQELEFMNKYGKNNQPARTSTNPEDNKDATEKTKCKKSKRKEKPSEEDSNGSVFVNDDTMTDAKTKKKKNRKAQPEGSFNGDCGLAGNMESALTTEGLHEEFNEAASCLSVEKENIPKKEKKKKKKCMVASLDNTDVISEDFTDKQPHEDSKHQQKSDSVSKKKRKKKSSMDHHESSPSTNTRNSTSAMMITDDTNTQEDMDMDMEIEGQEKSRKKNKKTKKLRKMEKQAVDEQVTFEDSVPKKKKKKSKE, encoded by the exons ATGGCAGAGGCGACCCAAGACAAACCTACCGGACTGAAGTTCGCGGAGCAGCAGCTTCTGCGGCACGGATGGGAAAAAG GTAAAGGTCTGGGCAGGAGAGAGAGTGGCATCTCAGAGGCTATTAAAGTCAAAATTAAATGTGATAAAGGAGGG GTGGGTCATAAAGAAGGTGAACAATTCACTTTCCACTGGTGGGATCATGTTTTTAACAAGGCCTCCTCCAACCTGGTTGTGGAAACAGGGCAG GATGGTGTGAAGGTAAAGGCGGATGACAGCAGTAATATCTTGATCTCCAACAGAAAGCCAACCAAAGCTCAGCAAGCAAAGTCCATGTTGTATGGATCTTTTGTCAAG TCAGCAACTCTGCTCTCAGGTGAACTGCAGCCAGAAAAGCCATCCGAGTCAGATGATAGCAGCAGTAGTTCTGAAGATGAGGACCATAAACTGGACCTCTCCAGTACTACAAA gTTATCAGATGCAGACCTGCTCAAAGCTTGTGGAGGACGAACAGCGCACAA GGGAGCCAGACATGGTCTTACTATGAATGCCAAACTGGCCCGTCTTGAGCAGCAGGAGCTAGAGTTCATGAACAAGTACGGTAAAAATAACCAGCCGGCACGAACATCCACAAACCCTGAGGACAATAAAGATGCTACAGAGAAAACAAAATGCAAGAAATCAAAAAGGAAGGAGAAGCCATCAGAGGAGGACTCTAATGGATCTGTTTTTGTGAATGATGATACGATGACTGATGCTaaaactaagaaaaagaaaaatcgCAAAGCACAACCCGAAGGGAGTTTTAATGGGGACTGCGGTTTAGCAGGAAATATGGAGTCCGCACTCACGACAGAAGGACTACATGAAGAATTTAATGAAGCAGCTTCATGCCTATCAGTGGAGAAGGAGAATATCCCCAAGAAggagaaaaagaagaagaaaaagtgTATGGTTGCTTCATTGGATAACACAGATGTAATCAGCGAGGATTTCACAGACAAGCAACCACATGAGGATTCTAAGCATCAACAAAAATCTGACAGTGTCTccaagaaaaagagaaaaaagaagtCCTCCATGGACCATCACGAATCGTCTCCTTCCACAAATACAAGGAACTCCACCAGTGCCATGATGATAACAGATGACACTAACACACAAGAGGACATGGATATGGACATGGAGATAGAAGGACAAGAAAAAAGTAGAAAGAAGAATAAGAAAACGAAAAAACTACGAAAAATGGAGAAGCAGGCGGTGGACGAACAAGTGACATTTGAGGACTCTGTgccaaagaaaaagaaaaaaaagtccAAAGAGTAA
- the LOC135727574 gene encoding C-type lectin domain family 12 member A — protein sequence MEEEVCYSTVIFKSFENDKSKELQSDDSIYAEVKKKEITSEISPESSEKEVSTPISPSHRRATLVLGLLCFLLLSALTAVSILYYNHVTAYKKILTLYTEEMTVNHKLLAHNELLETEKRGLITEDEELNSTLSFILKQNTLSVEHYCQFTGNRVQCKPCPKNWIQNGSSCYYFHLGGDWNTWTNSQKICKGFGAHLAIIDNVEEQEFINQHTEYYYDEYHGYWIGLSEKSEQGGTWVWTSGAKLEGGFWIYRPIYRDACVLSMASTNPIKSWQAASCHMYNRWICELNVLRWPDILNFE from the exons ATGGAAGAGGAGGTGTGTTATTCAACAGTCatctttaaatcatttgaaaatGACAAATCTAAAG AGCTACAGTCAGATGACTCGATTTATGCCGAggtaaagaaaaaagaaattactTCAGAGATTTCTCCAGAGTCTTCAG AGAAAGAAGTGTCCACGCCAATCTCTCCATCACATAGACGAGCCACATTGGTTCTCGGGTTGCTCTGTTTTCTTCTGCTCTCAGCCTTAACAGCGGTCAGCATCCTCT ATTACAATCATGTGACTGCCTACAAAAAAATTCTG ACCCTGTACACTGAAGAGATGACGGTCAACCATAAATTACTGGCACACAATGAGCTTCTGGAGACAGAGAAAAGGGGGCTTATAACAGAGGACGAAGAGCTTAACAGCACATTGAGCTtcatattaaaacaaaacaccCTTTCTGTAGAGCACTACTGTCAATTCACTGGGAATA GGGTCCAGTGTAAACCCTGTCCTAAAAACTGGATACAAAATGGCTCCAGCTGTTACTATTTCCATTTAGGGGGAGACTGGAATACATGGACAAACAGTCAAAAAATCTGCAAGGGGTTTGGCGCTCATCTGGCCATAATAGACAATGTGGAGGAACAG GAATTTATCAATCAGCACACTGAATACTATTATGACGAATATCATGGGTACTGGATTGGACTCTCTGAAAAATCTGAACAAGGAGGGACTTGGGTCTGGACCAGTGGAGCAAAGCTTGAGGGAGG ATTCTGGATTTACAGACCCATATACAGAGATGCATGTGTTCTGTCAATGGCCAGCACTAATCCAATCAAAAGCTGGCAGGCAGCGAGTTGTCACATGTATAACAGGTGGATCTGCGAATTGAATGTTTTAAGATGGCCAGATATCCTCAACTTTGAATAA